The Pectobacterium wasabiae CFBP 3304 DNA segment CACTGCCCATCACCCGTGGCGTGATCGAGGCACTGCGTGACGAACCTGATCAAGACATCCTGGCCCGACGTCTGGCCTCCGAAGTCGCGCTGGCATCGGTACTGGAAAAAGCCCTGCTGCTGCAACGTACGCTACTGACCGGCAGGAAAGAGCCAAACGTCGCCGCCAACCAATTGGCAGTCGCCGCCGTCGATCAGGAAAGCAACACGCTTGACCGCGAGATCCTCAATCTCAAAACCGAGCTTGAACTACGCCGCGAACTCGCCAACAACTCGCCGATGGCCATCATCCAGCGCCACAGCGCACGCGCGGCAGGCTCACGCGGCATTTATGAAGGTGATCCCGTACCTAACCGTCTTGACCAGTTGCAACGCCCCAACCCCGGAGGCACGCCATGAGTCTTGCCTGGTTGCGATCACACCGTCTGTTCCGTTGGCGTACCGTCAGAGTCCTCCTGTGGACGGTGGCGTTGCTGATCATCACCGTCACAGCCAACGTCCTGGGCATCTACTTCGCTGGCAGCATCGCTGGCTGGGAACACTGGCTGGCCGATGCAGCCAGCTATTTTCTGTTGTGGCGTCTGTGCCTGTACGGGGCCACCGTTTATGGCTGGCTGTGGATGCGCCGCCGCCTGCTCCTGCGCGATACCCGCTCCGACGCCCGGCGCAGGCTCATTCGTGCCGAGATTTCCGGTATCGCCGCACTGCTGGTACTGGAATTCAGCCTGTTGGTACAGGACGTATAGGGGATATAACCATGACGCTTTTCACCACCGATTATCTGGAGTATTACCTGACCCTAGTGAGCTGGGTCGTCCACAACGGTATTTGGGCAGTATTGGTTTCCAGCGGTGTGTTCGTCCTCCCCTTCGTGGCCATCATCATCGACGAGTGGCTGAGATCCCGTACCGAGGGTGCCGACGAAGGCAACAAGGGCATTCTGTCTTCAATGCGCATTGAAAACCGGGTATGGGTGGCGATCGTGGTGGTGATGTTCGCCGGTATTCCGTTCATTGATGTTGACCTCAACACGATCAGGTACGATCAGGCGCGTTCGGCACAGTGCCAGATCAGCGTGCCACAGCCCGAAGACACGGGCTGGTCGCAATCCTTCAGCACCCTCAACAACCAGAGTGCAAAAGTGCCAGTATGGTGGGCCTTCATGCATGCGCTCTCACGCGCGATCACGGGTGCCTCGGTGTCGGCTATCCCATGCGGCACCGACCTGCGACAAATGCGGATGGAGATCAATGCCACCCGTATTGATGATCCCCTACTGGCTCAGGAAGTCGCAGACTTTACCCACGACTGCTACGGCCCTGCACGCGCCAAACTGTTCATGAGCCGTCCTGATCTTGATGAAGCACAAATGCACGACGTGACCTGGATCGGCTCGACCTATTTTGTCAGCACCGGCGGCTTCTATGACACCTACCGCGCCAAGACACCACGTGAGGGCTGGGCTTACGACAGCAATCGTGACGCTGGACTGGCTCAGGTGCCAAGCGGTGCGGGCTACCCAAGTTGCCGACAGTGGTGGAGTGATGGTGGCAACGGTTTACGCGCGCGCCTGCTGGCACAGGTCGATCCCAGTCTACTCAGTCGCATCGCCAACTGGGTGGGATTCATCAGCCGAGCAGAGGTAGATGACTCCGTCATCAGGGCGCTTGCTTCTCCCCGCCAGCAAAAACTCAACCAAGGCAATGTCTACACAGACTATGGCGGTCAAATCGACAAAACCTTACCGAATATCGTCACACGTGCTGCAGGAGACATCGGCATGACCATTGGAGGGATCGCCGCATTCCCGGCATTGGACGTCGTACGCCAGGCACTGCCGATGGTGCTTGCACTACTGAAGATGGCGCTGGTGATCTGTATCCCTCTGGTGCTCCTGGTCGGCACCTACGACCTGAAGACCGTTGTCACGCTCAGCATCGTGCAATTTGCGCTGTTCTTTGTGGATTTCTGGTTCCAGCTTGCACGCTGGCTCGACAGTACGATCCTCGATGCGCTTTACGGATGGGGATGGGGCTGGAATCGGCCGCATAACAATGTTGATCCGCTTGTAGGCATGCACAATACCTTCGGCGACATGTTGCTGAACTTCGTTATGGGCTCGATGTTCATTGTACTACCCACATTCTGGATCATGGCGTTGGCTTGGGCAGGCATCCGCGCCGGCAATGTTCTTCAAGGGCTTGCGGGAGCGACCAGTGATGTCAAAACAGCAGGAGGCAAAGGGGGTGGCATGGCACTTAAATCCGTATCGAAAAAATAAGCTCTTTTAATCGTCGTCAATATGCGGATCAATACGAAAGCCATCGTAGGTATA contains these protein-coding regions:
- a CDS encoding conjugal transfer protein TraG N-terminal domain-containing protein, which codes for MTLFTTDYLEYYLTLVSWVVHNGIWAVLVSSGVFVLPFVAIIIDEWLRSRTEGADEGNKGILSSMRIENRVWVAIVVVMFAGIPFIDVDLNTIRYDQARSAQCQISVPQPEDTGWSQSFSTLNNQSAKVPVWWAFMHALSRAITGASVSAIPCGTDLRQMRMEINATRIDDPLLAQEVADFTHDCYGPARAKLFMSRPDLDEAQMHDVTWIGSTYFVSTGGFYDTYRAKTPREGWAYDSNRDAGLAQVPSGAGYPSCRQWWSDGGNGLRARLLAQVDPSLLSRIANWVGFISRAEVDDSVIRALASPRQQKLNQGNVYTDYGGQIDKTLPNIVTRAAGDIGMTIGGIAAFPALDVVRQALPMVLALLKMALVICIPLVLLVGTYDLKTVVTLSIVQFALFFVDFWFQLARWLDSTILDALYGWGWGWNRPHNNVDPLVGMHNTFGDMLLNFVMGSMFIVLPTFWIMALAWAGIRAGNVLQGLAGATSDVKTAGGKGGGMALKSVSKK